CATAAAATTGGCATTGAGAATGATCCAAAACAATATCCCGAAAATACCCAAGGCTACTGCCGTTCCCCAAAATCGGTTCAGATGGCCGGTCAGGACGTAGTTTTTGGTTTGATTGCCTTCGCGATCAGGGCGGTAAGTCAGCATAATTCCAAACATAATCAATACCAATACCCCTCCCACATAAATCAGGAGTTGTGTAATGGCGAGAAAATCGGCCCCGGACAGTACAAACAGGGCGGCTACGCCCAGCAACGTCAAAAAAAGGCACAAAGCCGCATACATGACATTACGGGTAAACAGTATGGTCAAAGCTGCTCCGATAGAAAGCGCCGAAAACCCATAAAAAGCAATTTCCGCCATCTGAATGAAAATAGATATGGTCTCTGAACGTCGGTTAAAAGCGTCTTTATTTTACGTTACAACTAAGCAACTTACTCTTTCCTCCCAAAAGTATACACAATTCCAAGATTACTCTTCAAAACCCCTGAATCAAACTTCCGTACAACGTACGGAGCTAATTCAAACGCTACCCGAACGTTAGGAACCGACTTGAAGGGCGCAATGCGGGTGCCGATATTGAGCGAATAGCCTTCTACGATATTATTGGTTTGATTGGCGAGCACCCCAATGAAGTTAAATCGAACCCCCCCCCCCAAATACACCTGATAGCTTTCTTGCCGGGTTAGGTTGAGCATTGGTAAAATTTCGGTGCTTAAACTTCCGAAAAGCGTGTTGGTTTGCAGCCGGAGATCCGCCCAAACCGGTTTAGCCGGATTGGTACTGACCGACAGCAGGCCGTTCCATGGATAATATCCGATGGATTGAGCGTTGACCGCCGAATTTACACCAAGTACCAGCAAAAAAATCCCCGACCAACGTTTTTTTTGGACGGGGAGAAAATCCTGAAAGGTCAGTTTTATCATATGATACGCAGCGACAATCACTTTTCAATCAATTATTGACACGGGCTACTTCACTTTCAGTTTACCCATTTTTTCCATTGTATTCATTTTCTTCATCATCTTCCGCATTTCGTCAAACTGTTTAAGCAGGTTGTTGACTTGCTGCAGCGACGTCCCGCTTCCTCCGGCAATGCGTTTTTTACGACTTCCGTCGATGACATCGGGATTTTCGCGTTCTTTCGGCGTCATGGAATGAATGATGGCTTCGATGGGTTTGAAGGAATCGTTATCAATTTCCATGTCTTTCATGGCTGACCCCATGCCGGGGATCATGCCCAACAAATCTTTGACATTCCCCATCTTTTTGATTTGCTGGAGTTGGCCTAAAAAGTCATTAAAGTCGAATTTATTGGCCCGCATTTTGGCATTAATGCGTTTTGCCTCATCTTCGTCAAACGCCTGTTGAGCCCGCTCGACCAATGAAAGCACATCGCCCATTCCAAGGATTCGACTTGCCATACGATCGGGATAGAAGCTGTCAAGGGCTTCCATTTTTTCACCCGTCGAAATATACTTTATGGGCTTCTCGACAATCTGACGGATTGAGAGGGCTGCCCCTCCGCGGGCATCGCCATCCAATTTGGTCAATACCACCCCGTCAAAATTCAGGCGTTCGTTGAACGTTTTGGCGGTGTTTACGGCGTCCTGCCCCGTCATAGA
Above is a window of Runella slithyformis DSM 19594 DNA encoding:
- a CDS encoding NADH-quinone oxidoreductase subunit J family protein; this encodes MAEIAFYGFSALSIGAALTILFTRNVMYAALCLFLTLLGVAALFVLSGADFLAITQLLIYVGGVLVLIMFGIMLTYRPDREGNQTKNYVLTGHLNRFWGTAVALGIFGILFWIILNANFMITQSPQLAEYTPQHSTLRIIGVSLMTTHVWAFEVIGILLLAALIGAAYVATQRDK